Proteins encoded together in one Deinococcus hopiensis KR-140 window:
- the dnaG gene encoding DNA primase — protein MGTKEDVRARLNIADVIGEHVRLSPAGKGRLKGLCPFHKEKSPSFQVDVEQGYFYCFGCKAGGDVFAFVQRVENLSFGDALRQLAEKAGVQVEAKYGERSSRDVYDVNAFALDYFREHLPGPALDYLHARGLTDETIAAFELGYAPEGWDGLLRRARARNLSERQLLEAGLLTENPESGRVYDRFRGRVMFPIRDHLGRLVGFGGRVLDDAKPKYLNTPETEAFRKGEVLYGLDKARTGLKLGGELIVVEGYMDVIALHQHGFTGAVASLGTALTAEHATLLERLGVERLVLMFDRDEAGLKATLSGLDQVIGAKFRVRATGVPSGKDPADALFAGDLQGLREALHSGLDEVHYRVQAAVEAHGLDTTEGKRRVLTALLPRMQNLDPLDEGAEQMRTIACHRLGIKPEALLEWIGSKARRRTLTDTHLAGMSTHRGEEDRELALLRQLLVDPSLLAKLDGTTPWRNESVRKVMLAAQGAQRPDDILEVFRGQPEEQLLIRLMFEGRDTGAISRDTNQLYEQKVNAYAAAAVDDIQVGLSIDSMRAEVDLLKRQVATASAAEQLGLLKQIQELQRAIEAEKRARRASA, from the coding sequence ATGGGGACGAAGGAAGACGTGCGTGCGCGGCTGAATATCGCGGACGTGATCGGCGAACATGTGCGCCTCTCACCCGCCGGGAAGGGCCGTCTCAAGGGGCTGTGCCCCTTTCACAAGGAAAAGAGCCCCAGCTTTCAGGTGGACGTGGAGCAGGGCTACTTCTACTGCTTCGGTTGCAAGGCGGGCGGCGACGTATTTGCCTTTGTACAGCGCGTCGAGAACCTCAGTTTCGGCGACGCCCTGCGCCAGCTTGCCGAGAAGGCCGGCGTGCAGGTGGAGGCCAAGTATGGCGAGCGAAGCAGCCGCGACGTCTATGACGTGAATGCCTTCGCGCTCGACTACTTCCGCGAGCACCTCCCCGGTCCCGCGCTGGACTACCTGCATGCGCGCGGCCTGACCGACGAAACCATCGCTGCCTTCGAGCTGGGCTACGCCCCGGAAGGCTGGGACGGTCTGCTGCGCCGTGCCCGCGCCCGCAACCTTTCCGAGCGCCAGCTGCTGGAAGCGGGCCTGCTGACCGAGAACCCCGAGTCGGGCCGGGTCTATGACCGCTTCCGGGGCCGGGTGATGTTTCCCATCCGCGATCACTTGGGCCGACTGGTGGGCTTTGGGGGACGGGTGCTGGACGACGCCAAACCCAAATACCTCAATACGCCCGAGACCGAAGCGTTTCGCAAGGGTGAGGTGCTGTACGGGCTGGACAAGGCCCGGACCGGGCTCAAGCTGGGCGGAGAACTGATCGTCGTCGAGGGCTACATGGACGTCATTGCCCTTCACCAGCACGGCTTCACAGGCGCAGTGGCGAGCCTGGGCACCGCGCTGACCGCCGAACACGCCACCCTGCTCGAACGTCTGGGCGTCGAGCGCCTGGTGCTGATGTTCGACCGCGACGAGGCGGGGTTGAAGGCCACCCTCTCCGGGCTCGATCAGGTGATCGGGGCCAAGTTCCGGGTGCGCGCTACCGGGGTGCCCAGCGGCAAGGACCCGGCGGACGCCCTGTTCGCAGGCGACCTGCAGGGCCTCCGAGAAGCCTTGCACAGCGGCCTGGATGAGGTGCATTACCGGGTGCAGGCGGCAGTGGAAGCCCATGGCCTGGACACCACCGAGGGCAAACGCCGCGTGCTGACGGCGTTGCTGCCACGGATGCAAAATCTCGATCCCCTGGACGAGGGGGCCGAACAGATGCGCACCATCGCGTGTCACCGCCTGGGCATCAAGCCCGAGGCCCTGCTGGAATGGATCGGTTCCAAAGCCCGCCGCCGCACCCTGACCGACACCCACCTCGCGGGCATGAGCACCCACCGCGGCGAGGAAGACCGCGAACTCGCCCTGCTGCGGCAACTGCTGGTGGACCCCAGCCTGCTTGCCAAGCTGGACGGCACCACCCCATGGCGCAACGAGTCGGTCCGCAAGGTCATGCTGGCTGCCCAGGGGGCCCAGCGCCCAGACGACATTCTGGAAGTCTTTCGGGGCCAGCCCGAAGAGCAGCTCCTGATCCGTCTGATGTTCGAGGGCCGCGATACCGGAGCCATCTCGCGAGACACCAACCAGCTGTACGAGCAGAAGGTCAACGCTTATGCTGCCGCCGCTGTAGACGATATCCAGGTGGGACTCAGTATTGACTCCATGCGAGCTGAGGTGGACCTGCTCAAGCGGCAGGTGGCGACGGCCAGTGCAGCCGAACAGCTCGGGCTGCTCAAGCAAATCCAGGAACTGCAGCGCGCCATTGAAGCCGAGAAGCGGGCCCGGCGGGCCAGCGCTTAG
- a CDS encoding cupin domain-containing protein has product MKLPLTHRSRPPGRLKGMTQQSQGQRYKVSQGDTTHGEYGEHHLIEGEASGMRLWHREEPNADKPEHTRDYEILGYVIEGRVELVLEGQTISLAPGDSYLVPRGVPHTFRITETLTAVEVTTPATE; this is encoded by the coding sequence ATGAAGCTTCCCCTCACCCACCGCTCCCGGCCTCCCGGCAGGCTGAAGGGCATGACGCAGCAGAGCCAGGGACAGCGCTACAAGGTCAGTCAGGGCGACACCACGCACGGCGAGTACGGCGAGCACCACTTGATTGAGGGCGAAGCCAGCGGCATGCGCCTGTGGCACCGCGAGGAGCCAAACGCCGACAAACCCGAGCACACCCGAGACTACGAAATTCTGGGTTACGTGATCGAGGGGCGGGTGGAACTGGTGCTGGAAGGTCAGACGATCTCGCTTGCCCCCGGCGACTCTTACCTCGTGCCGCGCGGCGTGCCGCATACCTTCCGTATCACCGAGACCTTGACCGCCGTGGAAGTGACCACGCCCGCCACCGAGTAA
- a CDS encoding ankyrin repeat domain-containing protein yields the protein MTPPDSKPAPDPETLEYIQAVFDLVRGGDAPRLADLLSRGLPANLLNQKGDSLLMLASYHGHLEAARALLTHGADPELRNDQGQSPLQAAAFRGDAAMVELLLSRGAAVEGAGADGRTPLMMAAMFNRTEIARLLLAHGADWNARDAGGLTALDSARVMHAVDTSALLEGLEQGDG from the coding sequence ATGACCCCGCCTGATTCCAAGCCCGCCCCAGATCCCGAAACGCTGGAATACATCCAAGCCGTCTTCGACCTTGTGCGGGGGGGTGACGCCCCCCGCCTGGCCGACCTGCTCTCGCGCGGCCTGCCCGCCAACCTCCTGAATCAGAAGGGCGACAGCCTGCTGATGCTCGCCAGCTATCACGGGCATCTGGAAGCGGCGCGTGCTCTCCTGACGCACGGCGCGGATCCCGAACTGCGAAACGACCAGGGCCAGAGCCCGCTTCAGGCGGCGGCCTTCCGGGGAGACGCGGCGATGGTGGAATTGCTGCTCTCGCGGGGCGCTGCCGTGGAAGGAGCCGGAGCCGACGGACGCACACCCCTGATGATGGCCGCCATGTTCAACCGAACCGAGATTGCCCGCCTGCTCCTGGCCCATGGAGCCGACTGGAACGCGCGAGATGCGGGCGGCCTCACCGCCCTGGACTCGGCGCGGGTCATGCATGCGGTGGATACGTCGGCGCTGCTGGAAGGGCTGGAACAGGGTGACGGATGA